cgggggcaacaagctcgcgtgtctgagcttgcctagcttcgtggagtgtctcgaagagcttctcatattgctcctggaggacctcattcttcattgctatcttgttgttctgagcttccaactcatcgactttagcttgaagaagaactcgttttccttccttctttcgttgtttcgcactatgtgcaaggggggtgtcattctgtgtgctgtggcttccttcgcttcccatgttggagagggatgcctggtcaaaagaaagtgtacgaatgatagaaaccagcttgacacagctgaagagagtaggaataagtgtcgtttcccacagacggcgccaaatgttgatgcacaaaaccggaggtcttggaacaacagaaagtgtcaggttttgtgaccttcgcttggttgcttggttgcttcagtcactagtgaggataagtacgtaaatgaatagagacagagaagcaaacacaggatgtacgtggttcacccagattggctacgtccacggagtagaggagttcttattagtagtgaagggcttacacaagtacaaaggatcaagctctcaatttagtgagttcttgtgaatgatttaacacaaaatggcattaggcaatattgtgggggaatgacccctatttatagaaaaacttgtagctttgtcacattgacatgtgtcatgttgtgattggttcttgatgtcgacacgtgctgcgctctgattggcttctaatcttgacacgtgtcgagtagtgattggcctcctggtcggaggggaactcttctgggtccttgacagtatagcgttggccggtgctcggtagtttcgggattggtcaagtatggtacaaacagtactaAATGACatttggtaattattttattacataACAGGggtacattaaaaataaaaaattgaataacTTTTACGTTTAAAAAAtgagtatattttatattaaacaTCGGTACAATCcgcatataacaaagtggtaatATTTAACATgaaaaagatttaaaaaaatatatatggatAGAActaaaagtttaaaaatatggggcacaaaaagaaattaaaatatattagtacaagttaaaattaaaaaataaaattgttaaagGTTGCAAAAATGATTGCaataaaaaaatgggtacaaattaaaatagaaatatgatacaaaatttagccataaatatgaGTATATCAAATGCAATGTTTCTTATTAATAACTGAATATGTTTGGAAatagttaaataattttaattataaaatttagatttttaaatgttttatcATTTAAATAATGACATGGATACAAATCAAAGGACCttgaacaaaaatgaaaaatgaataagatttcaatcaatgaaataaaaaaattcaaggaCGAGAATCTAATTTCTTTTATTCTAAATTACTCTAATTTAAAGATAGGAGAATTGATGCTTAAGTGCAATAGAATGGGTATACTGTCTTGACCAACTAcgtaaaatttcaaattcatatATGCAAAAGTGACTTGTCTTTAGAAATTAGAACTGATTTACGTGTGTAAATATGTGTAAGCTGAGGCATGTTCCACCTTTAACTGAGATATAGTTTGTAGAGTCATGCATTGTATGAACTCAAAGGCATACGAACAAATCCAATGGCTCCTAAGAAATATTACAGACAATCGTCTAAATGCAAGTAAGAGATTTTTGACCGTTGATGCATGAGAGTTTATAAATGAATCAAACACACAAGTGACGTGCTTAGTACATTTTGTATATAATATACATAATGTTCTAACTAATTGACCTAACCTACATCTATCATCAATAAACTGATCTTACCTAATTCTACGTCTGAAACATTTCTTTAGCTTACAAGTCTCTACCTTCCTATTATTATACTGGTAAAAGTGAACCAATTAATATCTTCAATTAGAAATTATATACAAGTATGActtgatactatttatttaaaaataattttttataaagttaTAATTTTAGACGAAATTATATTTAATCATTTCGATTGAAAGTGACCTTACTAAGTAGGAAGAGTATCAATAGCCTGTCCAAACTAGGAAGCTGCAGTGGGCCCCAACCAGCTGTCCAAATCACCCACGTGGAGAGGATGGATGCCCAATCTTGTTGGACACTTGTGTCAGTCTTTTTGTTGTCTTTCACATTATTCCCATTATTACCacacaccaaaaataaaaaaatacaattgtatttaaatttgcaattaaataattttaatttcgtAATTCCGTTGaatcaattttaatttcataatttcgttaaattaaattttaacgacataaattttttaatttaatgaatttaattttaattttataattttaattaatcaaatttcaataacaCGGattctttaaaattttgaagaagGGGATTGGAAAGGATTGCtttccattatttatgtatcactgaatttctaatttatttatttttctagtcCATCAGATATTCAGATCTCACTCTTTCTAATTCGTCTTCCTCCTCCGTTCtgctccactctctctctcttccgctTGGCTCCGCGCGCTCCAGATCGAAAAGTAGGTACGCTTTCAGATCCGTACGCAAGTATCAGCCGCTTGATCGCAGTTTTACTTGATTCAATTTGACTTTAACCGTCTGATCGTCGACTCCAAAAGGCGCAAACTTCACTTGATTGAAGACCGCGTTCATCGAATTGTTGTTGCAGATCcaaatttggttatttttaaCCAAGTATTGGAATCAGCAATTggctttatttttgtttatctttaGCTGTTTTGAATCAATTTTGAGgcttgtttggttgctgagaaaattgaTGGTAATGAAGAATAGCGGAATGTCAAAGATTATAGTTTTCGTTGTTTTGATTCGGAGAAACTCTACCGTACAGTTACCTGAACTTTGTCAAGTATTTAGACATGTTGGATTAATGCAATTCAGTGATTTATTGTGTTTTTCTGATTATTTTTAGTGTTACATTATTTTCCCCCAGCAGCCAAACAGAAAGTAAAAgactttgaaattttttattttttaatattttctgttCTCATTAACCTGCGTGCCCCTAGTGATAATTAAGCACAATCGTATTGATATGATCTAAATCTTCACTCATTTGGTTCGACTAATTGGAAATTTAACTTTAGGAAGTGGTGTTAGTTGTCATCTTACAGATTTGGTTTCAGAATTCGCAGTTCATTTGGATGGCTTCTATTGGTTTTTTGTTCGTAATTGctgataatttttctttttcatgaagATTGCAAATGGCTGTTTCACAAAACAATCACGACATGGACGAGGGAAACCTAGAGGTCGGAATGGGTAAGTCTTGGACTGGTTTACTTCATACTTTTGTGGTAGACAGGGTGAAGTAATTTGATGAGGTAATAGCTATAGTGGGCATGCAGTTTTTGGTCAAAACTCATTAGTCGTAATGAAATCAATATGAGTCAGATGTCAAACTCTTCAAATATGTCCTGTTAGAAAGTCTTAGCATTGCGATGATTGTTTTATGGAGTGTTACACTTACATTAATGGTGTCAAGTTTGACATTTTCACCTTACATTGACATTGCAGAATACAGAACTGTGTCTGGTGTGGCCGGACCTCTGGTTATCCTTGAAAAAGTTAAGGTAGGTTATCCGCTCTCTTACTCATTTAAAATGTTTTTAAGCTTTCTCAACAGGGAATTTGTCCTCTTCAGAATCAAAAACTAATGTATACTCTTAAACTGCCCCAGGGACCTAAGTTTCAAGAGATTGTTAATATTCGTTTGGGAGATGGAACAACTCGACGTGGTCAGGTCCTGGAAGTTGATGGAGAGAAAGCTATTGTACAGGTGACTGCTGTGTAATGATTATTGGTTTCTTGTGGTTTTGCCCCATCATATCATTCTGGCATAGGTGCataattttgagaatttgtagttttgGGGGCTTGTGTGCATCTTCTGGGACAGCAGCTGTTTTGATTGTCTTAACCTTTTTAAATAATAGCATCATTAGGTTTTCTGCAATGTGCTTATTATTTTGACCGTTTACACAATCAATTTATATGCTGCCAGGTTTTCGAAGGAACATCTGGAATTGACAACAAGTACACTACTGTGCAATTCACAGGAGAGGTATTAAACCCTCTAATTATATTCTTCCTTCATTGAATTGCGGAATCAAGAATAAATatatattctgacatgaaccgTAGAACCAATTATGCTGTTTTGACCCTCCCCCTTGCATATTTGTCAGGTTTTGAAAACTCCAGTCTCACTTGACATGCTTGGGCGCATCTTTAATGGCTCTGGGAAGCCCATTGATAATGGCCCCCCTATTTTGCCTGAGGCTTACCTAGACATATCTGGTGTGTTATTTGTTTCAATGAAAATAAGTTATGCTCCAAGTTTCTTTGCATTAACATGCGTGTCAATCTATTGTTTGTCATCTCCAGGGAGTTCTATTAATCCTAGTGAGAGAACATATCCTGAAGAAATGATTCAGACTGGAATTTCTACTATTGATGTCATGAACTCCATTGCTAGAGGACAAAAAATCCCCCTTTTCTCTGCTGCTGGTCTTCCTCATAATGAAATAGCTGCTCAGATATGTCGCCAGGCCGGTTTGGTCAAGCGGTTGGAGAAATCTGAGAGTCTTCTTGACGCTGGGGTATGCTTTatgctaaatatatatatatatttttagccAGCAGAGATCACATATATCTACTATTTTCATGTTCGACAGTCTTAAGTGCATGTGTAACATTATTTTACAAATAGCCAAATTATTATGGCAAAACATCTTTGATTTCAAAACGAAATTCATTTACATTTAGTCATTTGATAAGATATTAATCTTGATGATTCTAGTACATTGGAACTCCTAGTTAAATGAGTAAGTACTAGAAAAGAGCCTGCTCAGCTTGCTCGAAATAGTTTGAGCGCTTCACtaaaaattttgatttgggcctctttatgtttttaagttttatattttcgcagaaatttgaagaaaaagtaattgcaaacaaaacaaagcaacagctagaaaataaataacagTAATAGGCTCCTTTTGCTTTTCAAGTTAATGGATTATTGTACATGGATAGGTGCTTGATTTATCACAAATTATCATTGTCTTCTAGCATTCATGTGACTAACCTACATTGTGAAATTACAGGACGTAGAAGACGACAACTTTGCCATTGTGTTTGCAGCTATGGGAGTAAATATGGAGACTGCACAGTTCTTTAAGCGTGATTTTGAGGAAAATGGTTCAATGGAGAGAGTGACCCTTTTTCTGAATCTGGTATATTATGAAGTGAACATATGAAGCGTTTCATGATatgtttgtaactttttttcttttcaaatatcTCATGAGATTTCTATTTAGCCTAAATGTGTTTTCTGCCATTTTCTTCTACAGGCAAATGACCCTACAATTGAACGCATTATTACTCCTCGTATTGCTCTTACTACTGCAGAATATTTGGCATATGAATGTGGGAAGCACGTTCTTGTCATTCTCACAGATATGAGTTCTTATGCTGACGCTCTTCGTGAGGTAACATGAAAAAGTTTCTAATTATGAATTCACAAATTACGTGCCTCATTTTCATCTTCGTTCTTATATTAATTCCATGACACAAACTGCTGATTGCTACTGCAGGTGTCTGCTGCCCGAGAGGAAGTGCCGGGAAGGCGTGGATACCCTGGGTACATGTATACTGATCTGGCACAAATCTATGAGCGTGCTGGACGAATTGAAGGGCGAAAAGGCTCTATTACCCAAATTCCAATTTTAACTATGCCAAATGATGGTAATGCTTGTTGTTACATGTTGATGGTCTCATATCATGCATCCAAGTGATATTCCTTAACTCAATCTTTAATTTCTTTATCTGCCCAGATATTACCCACCCCACTCCAGATCTTACTGGATATATTACTGAGGGACAGATATACATTGACAGGCAGCTCCACAACAGACAGGTTACtaaaattttatcatttttcattgGATTAAGAAACAAGGTCTTGAGTATCTGCTCATGGTCATGCATTCAGAATGCAAATCACAATACAACATTCGGCATGGTTTAATTCAAGGGAATTTACCATGGTTTTATCGTTTGTATTCCCATGGCCTTAGGACTTCTTTCATCAAGGTTTAATTTGATGAAATTGTTGTTGCGGTTGCTGCTGTATCAGTCCATTAAAAAAACTATGATTTAGCTTGATACTAAATCAAGGTAATTAATGATGCTTGTAGAAAGTTGGCTCTCTATGTTTGGTAAAAGTCCAAAGAGGTGGTAACGATCAGATATGTGGAGATTATAAATGAACTGAACTAACTATTAAGTTCTTTAACCTGTGCAGATATACCCACCAATCAATGTCCTTCCATCACTATCTCGTCTGATGAAGGTAATGATACATTGATGTCAACTCTAAAGATAGAGAGCCTTTTCATCCTCCTACAATAATGGgggttaaaataaaattgttggCTATAATTGCAGAGTGCTATTGGTGAAGGCATGACTCGCCGGGATCATTCTGATGTATCAAATCAGGTTTGTTTGGGGTTCCCTGGTAGTATCTATTTTAATCTGTCTTCACTTAAAAGCCTTCTAATCTTTCCCTCTCATGCAATGTTTGACTTTCAGTTATATGCAAATTATGCTATTGGGAAGGATGTCCAGGCAATGAAAGCTGTGGTCGGAGAAGAAGCACTTTCCTCGGAGGACTTGGTAATATTTCCCATATGCTTATTGAGAATGCTTCTGTTTATTAGCAATCACCTTCTGGAAGAAattgatttgatttttcttttgaatgaaACACAGCTATACCTGGAGTTCTTGGACAAATTTGAGAAGAAGTTTGTGTCCCAAGGAGCCTATGACACCCGTAACATCTTCCAGTCCCTTGATTTGGCATGGACGTTGCTGCGAATCTTCCCCCGTGAGCTTCTCCACCGTATACCTGCGAAGACCCTTGACCTGTTCTACAGCAGAGATGCAACTAATTGATGGAGTTCAGAGATCCCCGTTTGTCGAAGTTCTTCAGCCTATTTAGCCATCAATGAGCTCTGCAATTCGTTTATTGATTCTCTGCCCGCCTAGGTTTGCATCTCTTCTTTCCCGGCATATATAATAAAGGTTGCGGTCGGTTCAAGTCCCTCAAAGGTCTTGGCTAGTCCAGATTTTATTTCAATGAGCACGTTCAGAGATCTTGTAGCGCTTTGTATTTTCGTTTCTCATTTGTTAGTTGGTCACCCAGTTGTTGTTTGATTATGCTTTTTTCCTCCCCAAGTGAAAGTTTCGGAAACAGTCGAGGCCATCTAGGATCCAAAAAGCCCCTTCAGTAGTATATATTTGCTTTGTTTCAAGACCcctattatttattttgtaatctGTCATTTTTGCTTCTTATTAAATATTTCCTCTGACTTTGATGTCTTGTCATTTCTTACATTCAAGTTCGAACCTCTATAGATTAGAGAGAGCTTAGGATATTATTGCCCTAGTGAGAGAAAAAAaggccaaaaaaaattaaaatttatgctTGCCCTTAGATCTACTCCAACACTTggaataaaactcaaattttaggttctaaacttGCTCCAACTCTTAgggcaaatatgagttttaatccAAAAATTATTTATGGGGCAAATTAGCCTAAGATTTCCCCGGGTTAGTGAGGCTAGGCCATCATATATGtgtacattttttctttttatatttataaattcattgaatctaacggctaaggtttaatatgatcaaattcaacggtaaaaaaatgATCTAACGGTCAAATtttaaatctaacggctaaagtaattaaaaaaaattcttttatgtgtttcatattctttcatagtgtttcATGAGTTTTATGGTATCAGTTTAGTATTTTTCAATACttatcggaatctaaatatttttaggttaaaatgttcataaaattaaattaggatagactacatattttttttctttttaaaaagttactttaagaaaaaaattatcttaaattcattctttaataatttcgtgttaaaaatttaacccacaaggattggaggagaaaaattatttctgggttaaaatttttttagtttgaaCTTAAGGGTTGGAAATGGTCTAGAAGGGCTAAAAGTGCTTAGTGCTGGGTCTAATAAGGTCCTTACTCCTTTCTATAAAAGTTTTGTTGCTTTTAAGTTTTCAGCAAAAGTGCTTATAAGCCGAAGCGGTTACACAGAATAATAACGGTACGACAAAAGACAAGAGCCTGGGTAGTGTGGAAGCAGCAGTTACATATTCTCCATTTCAGATCATGGTAAAATACGGAATGGATATAAAAAACGTGGATTATTCAGCAACTTTGCTAAAATAGTACTTTGAAAAATTTggccttttttttaaaaattttaatattttatttatcatttcTTCAATAATATGCTACATATGCATATAAAAAACATGAATTTTATGTGTCAAAATAACGTGTAACAAACGTACAAGATACATATACACATGTATAATACATTGGAGTTTTAAAAAAACATGCAATTTAACTAATACTTAAACGTGTACGGAAAAGCAGAAGTATTACTGAAAAATATGCACATATGCGTATAATACACATATTCACTAATTATGCTTCAGATACACATTAATCAATCaatcttgcattttttttttctagtagAGGTCGCATTAATCTAATCAATCACTAATTATGCTTCAGATACACATTaattagaggtcgcacttggtgcgatggcaagtgccttcgcccatgagcggtaggtctcgagttcgagacttgggagcagcctctccataaatgggggtaaggctagccgacattcacctctcccagaccctgcgtaaagcgggagcctgcactgggtacgaccctTTTTAGTACCCCAgtaaaaacaatatatatactCTATACTGTTTTTCCTTCCATTTTCTACCATCGGAACTCAAATAGATGCTAAACAAACGGTATCAAAATAGTACACAATGTGTTTCCAGTTTGAATCTCAGTGGTAGCAGAAAGGTTGCTGCAATTTCCTTGTTAATCATCTCTACAACACCCAGACCCAGAAATTTAAACGACCCGACGCTGctattcttcttcctcttcctcttctttttataTACCGTTCGAGTCTCTTCTGGGATGACAGAAAATAGAGAACCAGGAGGAGCTCAATAAAAACTTCACACGACCAAATGGATCCAATTCACCCCTCAGCCAGCTTTCGACGTTCTTGCCACAGGGGGTAGGACAACTGAATCAAGATTTGCAGGGTAAGGAGTCCACAAGCCTAAGCCTCCCCTACTTTCTATCAAACCATTTTTTGCATTGGCCTGGTCCCAATCTTTACCCCTATTCGAAATAGTTCCTTTCCCCTTGAGCTGATTCCAACTTGTTACCCACTCTATACGAGAAGAATGCTCCCTTATGTGCGGATGCAACACAAACAGGGAATTGTACTCGCAATTCGGAAACATAAAGAACTTAAACAAACCCCCTAACCGGTACACAACATAACCAAAACTCAGTTGGTCTCTTGGTGTGAAGAGGTGGACCTCATTGAACCACAAGCAGCTAAACAAATTACTCATCGCAGTATGTTCCCGTATGATAATGGCACCCTCTGGTACATCTGCATACAATAGCTTCCATCAATACTTTTAATAAATAGTATTATACCAATGCATATGTAGATAGTATTAGACATTCACTTTGTCGGCAGGTGCCTGTAACTTGAAGCAGAGGAGAAAGAAATAAGCAAAACCAACAAATGACACAACTCAAAATCTACGGTGTTCCTTCTTACCACTAACGGTTTTCTTGGTTGGATCCCATGACTCCAAACCCTCATAACGATAAATTTTCATGTGTAGATCAATAAGAGGTCGAGCATATCGCTTCCTCCGCTTGTTTGCATCAGCCTCCTCGTATATACTGTGATGGTGCTTGTGCTGAGAAATGGCAAATGTATGCTTCCCACGCCATAAATATCTGCAAATCAAATTAGATCCCTTGATAATAGCTATatgcgcacaaacaaatatagAGAATGAGAAAGATAGAGTCGATTTATTACCTTTCTAAAATTTGCAGTGGATCAACCATGAGCTCCATTTTACCATCGATCCAAATGCTATACTGTGCGTTAGGGTACAAGCGGTGGGTTAATATCTTGGGGACCTTCCCATTCCTTCTTGGTTCATCATATGGTGGATGCTTCAACAAAACAAGACGCCAGATACCAACCCATTTTCCCCCATCATTATCCTCTCTGACAGTGACATTTTCCTTGATAAAATTAAGAGATGTTTCATCGACCGCCATGAGAAAACAGAAGAGCTTCTTAGAACGAGGACTTAAATCTGAAGGTTGATGGGGTACATCATAACCATCAAAAATGCCTGATGCAACCACAAACCTACATTTCTTGGCATATTTGATGTCTGCAGGAGCCATTTCAGCACCACCGTTTCGAATAAAACCACAGTGCACCTGCAGGATATAGACATCAACCAACTCACAATGGAGAATGGAAAAAGTAACACTCTTAAACAGACAGAAAAAGAACAATTCAATAAATAGGAAAGGGAAACACTACATTAAGTTGACAATTTtctccatatccaccaccattattttcaattattttaacatAAGAAGATGCTAAGGAAGTCGGGGCCCTATAACTCTCTTACTTCTGataccaaaacaaataattaaagaaCATGCTTTGACTGAAGATAACAGAGTATTGATGTTTGTCCTTACCTTCATGTCTGATTTTAGTCTAAAACTCTCCTCTCTCTGTGCCCAATTTTGATGTCCTCCGAATAGTGGGGATGACTGAGTTCCTTTGGGCAAAATCTCATCTTCCAAAACATAGGTTAAGTTTTTGACAATTTCATCAGGAGTTCCTCCCTTCGGAATTTTTATCTTATCAGGATCACCGACAACAGGAATTGGGCAGCCTATTTGATATGAAAACAAACAACATTattaaataaaactaataagttaTCGATAGTTCAatgtaaaatattttaatgTTCTTACGGTGTTGATTTTGTCCTTTTGGTACAAACCCCAGGGAGCCTAACATGGAGAAGACCTTGCTCTCTTTGTTACACATAGCTGCAATTCAAGTGGATCAAAGTACTAAGAACACATATTGGTTTACCTCAAATTAAATGACAGAAACCTTATTTACAAAGCATGCGCTGGTAATATTACAAAATTGTATTTAGCAGCTATTGCAAGTTGATTATCTTACTATTGGATCATCGTGGAAACATTTGATACTCACAAGTTGACAACTATGACCCTTCATACTACAGGAAAGTTTAAACCAACAACAGCGATACATTCAGCATTTGTTCATGTATTTCAAGCCAGACCTTTACAGGCTTACTAAAATATGTTACCCAGACTCGTACaattaagttttaattaaaaaaaaatcataaaaaaatgttttatcaCCCATGGTATGCAAAGAATTCCTAAAATCCACTGTTCGATATAGATAAAATGTATATGAAGACCAAAAACAGTAGATTTAAACACAAGACTTTGCATTTGTTGGAACAGGGTGCACCAATCAACTAGCCTACTTCAAACATTGGGCATCGGGGCTGAGCCAAACAGCAACAAAAAACATATCAAGCTCAAGCACTGTATTTATAAAACATGAACTCAAACAAAGAACCCAAAGAACTTAATGCATGGTTCCAACAGAAAAATTACGATACCTGAGAAGAAGGAGATAGAAGACTGGCAGGACCAAACATGAAATAATGACGCGAGGAGAATTAGCAGCATCCACAAAATGCCACCTACAAGAACCAATCGAATAAAGCCCTTCTTCCAAACAATCTTCATGGGATAATCCTGCGGCACTCTTCCCAGAGGAAATCCCTCTTCAACATCTgcaccaccagcaccaccaaacatcttattcacatttttcatgcTACACAAAATATCCATTTCATCAATCCAAAAATCAATGCTACACCAAAAACCACACATCAATATCTTTAGACTCAACAATTAACATGATACAATTCACAATGGGACGACGGTAGGCTTTGCTTACCTTTACTCTGTTGGTTTAAATTACTCCTTTCGCCTCTACGATGTGTGCGAAAAGATACAGACCGCGGACTCTCTTTATCCATAATCAACCACTACAACTTCAACTGCAGCACAATGCATACATTCTACATTATATATCTAAAGTAAGAACCATAATCAAACACTATCCCCATATTGATTAGCATTATATTATACTTCCCAAAAATCTTCAAACCACGAATCAAGATTAATAAACATATTGCATATAAATTGGTTAACACAAATCAATCCAAGCGAATTCCAGATCTGGGTTACTCACAAAATT
This genomic interval from Malus domestica chromosome 05, GDT2T_hap1 contains the following:
- the LOC103428706 gene encoding V-type proton ATPase subunit B2, with amino-acid sequence MAVSQNNHDMDEGNLEVGMEYRTVSGVAGPLVILEKVKGPKFQEIVNIRLGDGTTRRGQVLEVDGEKAIVQVFEGTSGIDNKYTTVQFTGEVLKTPVSLDMLGRIFNGSGKPIDNGPPILPEAYLDISGSSINPSERTYPEEMIQTGISTIDVMNSIARGQKIPLFSAAGLPHNEIAAQICRQAGLVKRLEKSESLLDAGDVEDDNFAIVFAAMGVNMETAQFFKRDFEENGSMERVTLFLNLANDPTIERIITPRIALTTAEYLAYECGKHVLVILTDMSSYADALREVSAAREEVPGRRGYPGYMYTDLAQIYERAGRIEGRKGSITQIPILTMPNDDITHPTPDLTGYITEGQIYIDRQLHNRQIYPPINVLPSLSRLMKSAIGEGMTRRDHSDVSNQLYANYAIGKDVQAMKAVVGEEALSSEDLLYLEFLDKFEKKFVSQGAYDTRNIFQSLDLAWTLLRIFPRELLHRIPAKTLDLFYSRDATN
- the LOC103440788 gene encoding probable hexosyltransferase MUCI70, whose protein sequence is MDKESPRSVSFRTHRRGERSNLNQQSKDVEEGFPLGRVPQDYPMKIVWKKGFIRLVLVGGILWMLLILLASLFHVWSCQSSISFFSAMCNKESKVFSMLGSLGFVPKGQNQHRCPIPVVGDPDKIKIPKGGTPDEIVKNLTYVLEDEILPKGTQSSPLFGGHQNWAQREESFRLKSDMKVHCGFIRNGGAEMAPADIKYAKKCRFVVASGIFDGYDVPHQPSDLSPRSKKLFCFLMAVDETSLNFIKENVTVREDNDGGKWVGIWRLVLLKHPPYDEPRRNGKVPKILTHRLYPNAQYSIWIDGKMELMVDPLQILERYLWRGKHTFAISQHKHHHSIYEEADANKRRKRYARPLIDLHMKIYRYEGLESWDPTKKTVSDVPEGAIIIREHTAMSNLFSCLWFNEVHLFTPRDQLSFGYVVYRLGGLFKFFMFPNCEYNSLFVLHPHIREHSSRIEWVTSWNQLKGKGTISNRGKDWDQANAKNGLIESRGGLGLWTPYPANLDSVVLPPVARTSKAG